A window of Syngnathoides biaculeatus isolate LvHL_M chromosome 9, ASM1980259v1, whole genome shotgun sequence contains these coding sequences:
- the vps37a gene encoding vacuolar protein sorting-associated protein 37A isoform X3 — protein sequence MTPVGPGPHSPLNSLQQQRQRQIESLKAAHPSIAEIQKDVEYRIPFTVNNSTITVNILLPPQFPQEKPVVSVYPPVGHHLVDSNNGTVITSPLITNFGMHSDLGKVIQSLLDEFWKSPPALMSTGPPGFPYSMYKPSGIPPYPTQGYHYAPRHVGQSHTLPLTPASSGVGPGLHPGVDAIHGATRGPAPYGLITDLPLPVPVGDIQGGLNGHMYQMPEIPESFPELCDLNLTQLSDMSENEDVLLRFFVTLPQFKQITSDKEELVTNIVDMAKRNLQMEPQLEGKRQEIIYKFEQLTQLKSAFETKMQKQHDLSESCSLSALQARLKVAAHQAEEDSEETAENFLEGQTDIDEFLTNFMEKRTLCHMRRAKEEKLQQSIHTHEQFPTTH from the exons atgacacccgTG GGTCCTGGACCTCACAGCCCACTCAACAGTCTTCAACAACAAAGACAGCGCCAGATTGAGTCCCTGAAAGCTGCTCATCCCAG CATTGCAGAAATCCAGAAAGATGTGGAATACAGAATCCCGTTTACAGTCAACAACTCAACCATCACCGTTAACAT TCTTCTGCCTCCTCAGTTCCCTCAGGAGAAGCCAGTGGTTAGCGTCTACCCTCCTGTCGGTCATCACCTCGTCGACAGCAATAACGGCACTGTGATAACGAGCCCGCTCATCACTAAT TTTGGGATGCATTCAGACCTGGGTAAGGTCATTCAGAGTTTGCTGGATGAGTTCTGGAAGAGTCCTCCTGCACTAATGTCTACTGGCCCACCCGGCTTTCCATA CAGTATGTACAAGCCATCGGGCATCCCTCCATACCCGACTCAGGGTTACCACTATGCTCCCCGCCATGTTGGGCAAAGTCACACACTGCCCCTAACACCGGCTTCATCTGGAGTAGGACCAGGGCTTCATCCCGGAGTTGATGCTATCCATGGTGCCACTCGAGGTCCAGCTCCTTATGGTCTCATTACAGACCTACCATTGCCTGTACCTGTTGGAGACATACAG GGTGGGCTGAATGGACATATGTACCAGATGCCTGAGATTCCAGAGTCTTTTCCTGAGCTCTGTGACTTGAA TCTGACACAACTATCTGACATGTCAGAAAATGAGGATGTTTTACTGAGATTCTTCGTGACGCTGCCACAGTTCAAACAAATCACAAGTGATAAAGAGGAGCTGGTCACTAACATTGTGGATATGGCAA AACGAAACCTTCAGATGGAGCCACAACTGGAAGGGAAAAGACAAGAAATTATCTACAAG TTTGAACAGTTGACTCAACTGAAGTCTGCCTTTGAGACAAAGATGCAGAAACAACATGATCTCAGTGAG AGCTGTAGTCTAAGTGCTCTCCAAGCTCGGTTAAAGGTCGCAGCACATCAAGCTGAAGAGGACTCTGAAGAGACCGCTGAAAACTTCTTAGAGGGCCAAACTGATATAGATGAATTCCTGACCAACTTCATGGAAAAGAGAACG CTTTGCCACATGAGAAGGGCTAAAGAGGAGAAGTTGCAACAGTCTATCCACACACATGAACAGTTTCCTACCACCCACTAG
- the vps37a gene encoding vacuolar protein sorting-associated protein 37A isoform X1 has translation MNWLFPISKGPGPHSPLNSLQQQRQRQIESLKAAHPSIAEIQKDVEYRIPFTVNNSTITVNILLPPQFPQEKPVVSVYPPVGHHLVDSNNGTVITSPLITNFGMHSDLGKVIQSLLDEFWKSPPALMSTGPPGFPYSMYKPSGIPPYPTQGYHYAPRHVGQSHTLPLTPASSGVGPGLHPGVDAIHGATRGPAPYGLITDLPLPVPVGDIQGGLNGHMYQMPEIPESFPELCDLNLTQLSDMSENEDVLLRFFVTLPQFKQITSDKEELVTNIVDMAKRNLQMEPQLEGKRQEIIYKFEQLTQLKSAFETKMQKQHDLSESCSLSALQARLKVAAHQAEEDSEETAENFLEGQTDIDEFLTNFMEKRTLCHMRRAKEEKLQQSIHTHEQFPTTH, from the exons ATGAACTGGCTTTTCCCCATCTCAAAGGGTCCTGGACCTCACAGCCCACTCAACAGTCTTCAACAACAAAGACAGCGCCAGATTGAGTCCCTGAAAGCTGCTCATCCCAG CATTGCAGAAATCCAGAAAGATGTGGAATACAGAATCCCGTTTACAGTCAACAACTCAACCATCACCGTTAACAT TCTTCTGCCTCCTCAGTTCCCTCAGGAGAAGCCAGTGGTTAGCGTCTACCCTCCTGTCGGTCATCACCTCGTCGACAGCAATAACGGCACTGTGATAACGAGCCCGCTCATCACTAAT TTTGGGATGCATTCAGACCTGGGTAAGGTCATTCAGAGTTTGCTGGATGAGTTCTGGAAGAGTCCTCCTGCACTAATGTCTACTGGCCCACCCGGCTTTCCATA CAGTATGTACAAGCCATCGGGCATCCCTCCATACCCGACTCAGGGTTACCACTATGCTCCCCGCCATGTTGGGCAAAGTCACACACTGCCCCTAACACCGGCTTCATCTGGAGTAGGACCAGGGCTTCATCCCGGAGTTGATGCTATCCATGGTGCCACTCGAGGTCCAGCTCCTTATGGTCTCATTACAGACCTACCATTGCCTGTACCTGTTGGAGACATACAG GGTGGGCTGAATGGACATATGTACCAGATGCCTGAGATTCCAGAGTCTTTTCCTGAGCTCTGTGACTTGAA TCTGACACAACTATCTGACATGTCAGAAAATGAGGATGTTTTACTGAGATTCTTCGTGACGCTGCCACAGTTCAAACAAATCACAAGTGATAAAGAGGAGCTGGTCACTAACATTGTGGATATGGCAA AACGAAACCTTCAGATGGAGCCACAACTGGAAGGGAAAAGACAAGAAATTATCTACAAG TTTGAACAGTTGACTCAACTGAAGTCTGCCTTTGAGACAAAGATGCAGAAACAACATGATCTCAGTGAG AGCTGTAGTCTAAGTGCTCTCCAAGCTCGGTTAAAGGTCGCAGCACATCAAGCTGAAGAGGACTCTGAAGAGACCGCTGAAAACTTCTTAGAGGGCCAAACTGATATAGATGAATTCCTGACCAACTTCATGGAAAAGAGAACG CTTTGCCACATGAGAAGGGCTAAAGAGGAGAAGTTGCAACAGTCTATCCACACACATGAACAGTTTCCTACCACCCACTAG
- the vps37a gene encoding vacuolar protein sorting-associated protein 37A isoform X2 has translation MNWLFPISKGPGPHSPLNSLQQQRQRQIESLKAAHPSIAEIQKDVEYRIPFTVNNSTITVNILLPPQFPQEKPVVSVYPPVGHHLVDSNNGTVITSPLITNFGMHSDLGKVIQSLLDEFWKSPPALMSTGPPGFPYMYKPSGIPPYPTQGYHYAPRHVGQSHTLPLTPASSGVGPGLHPGVDAIHGATRGPAPYGLITDLPLPVPVGDIQGGLNGHMYQMPEIPESFPELCDLNLTQLSDMSENEDVLLRFFVTLPQFKQITSDKEELVTNIVDMAKRNLQMEPQLEGKRQEIIYKFEQLTQLKSAFETKMQKQHDLSESCSLSALQARLKVAAHQAEEDSEETAENFLEGQTDIDEFLTNFMEKRTLCHMRRAKEEKLQQSIHTHEQFPTTH, from the exons ATGAACTGGCTTTTCCCCATCTCAAAGGGTCCTGGACCTCACAGCCCACTCAACAGTCTTCAACAACAAAGACAGCGCCAGATTGAGTCCCTGAAAGCTGCTCATCCCAG CATTGCAGAAATCCAGAAAGATGTGGAATACAGAATCCCGTTTACAGTCAACAACTCAACCATCACCGTTAACAT TCTTCTGCCTCCTCAGTTCCCTCAGGAGAAGCCAGTGGTTAGCGTCTACCCTCCTGTCGGTCATCACCTCGTCGACAGCAATAACGGCACTGTGATAACGAGCCCGCTCATCACTAAT TTTGGGATGCATTCAGACCTGGGTAAGGTCATTCAGAGTTTGCTGGATGAGTTCTGGAAGAGTCCTCCTGCACTAATGTCTACTGGCCCACCCGGCTTTCCATA TATGTACAAGCCATCGGGCATCCCTCCATACCCGACTCAGGGTTACCACTATGCTCCCCGCCATGTTGGGCAAAGTCACACACTGCCCCTAACACCGGCTTCATCTGGAGTAGGACCAGGGCTTCATCCCGGAGTTGATGCTATCCATGGTGCCACTCGAGGTCCAGCTCCTTATGGTCTCATTACAGACCTACCATTGCCTGTACCTGTTGGAGACATACAG GGTGGGCTGAATGGACATATGTACCAGATGCCTGAGATTCCAGAGTCTTTTCCTGAGCTCTGTGACTTGAA TCTGACACAACTATCTGACATGTCAGAAAATGAGGATGTTTTACTGAGATTCTTCGTGACGCTGCCACAGTTCAAACAAATCACAAGTGATAAAGAGGAGCTGGTCACTAACATTGTGGATATGGCAA AACGAAACCTTCAGATGGAGCCACAACTGGAAGGGAAAAGACAAGAAATTATCTACAAG TTTGAACAGTTGACTCAACTGAAGTCTGCCTTTGAGACAAAGATGCAGAAACAACATGATCTCAGTGAG AGCTGTAGTCTAAGTGCTCTCCAAGCTCGGTTAAAGGTCGCAGCACATCAAGCTGAAGAGGACTCTGAAGAGACCGCTGAAAACTTCTTAGAGGGCCAAACTGATATAGATGAATTCCTGACCAACTTCATGGAAAAGAGAACG CTTTGCCACATGAGAAGGGCTAAAGAGGAGAAGTTGCAACAGTCTATCCACACACATGAACAGTTTCCTACCACCCACTAG